The following proteins are encoded in a genomic region of Strix aluco isolate bStrAlu1 chromosome 23, bStrAlu1.hap1, whole genome shotgun sequence:
- the ZBTB44 gene encoding zinc finger and BTB domain-containing protein 44 isoform X3 produces MGVKTFTHNSPAHSQEMLGKLNMLRNDGHFCDITIRVQDKIFRAHKVVLAACSDFFRSKLVGQAEDESKSVLDLHHVTVTGFIPLLEYAYTATLSINTENIIDVLAAASYMQMFSVASTCSEFMKSSILWNTPNSQQEKVLDAGQENSANCNFTSRDGSLSPVSSECSVVERTIPVCRESRRKRKSYIVMSPESPLKCNTQTSSPQVLNPSTSYPESRNQPVDSSLAFPWTFPFGIDRRLQSEKVKQAENSRTLEMPGPSESNRRIADYVTCESTKANSPLVIEEDVRVKVERLSDEEVHEEVSQPVSASQSSLSDQQTVPGSEQVQEDLLISPQSSSIGSIDEGVTEGLPTLQSTSGTNAHADDDDRTERPSPNGPDRPFQCPTCGVRFTRIQNLKQHMLIHSGIKPFQCDRCGKKFTRAYSLKMHRLKHEGKRCFRCQICSATFTSFGEYKHHMRVSRHIIRKPRIYECKTCGAMFTNSGNLIVHLRSLNHEASELANYFQSSDFLVPDYLNQEQEETLGQYELGEHGFESNSSVQMPVISQVSSTQNCESTFPLGSLGGLAEKEEDVPEQPKTNATAEAAAGDPPKPELSSITIE; encoded by the exons atggGTGTTAAAACATTCACTCATAATTCCCCTGCTCACAGTCAGGAGATGCTGGGGAAGCTGAACATGCTCCGCAACGATGGACATTTTTGTGATATCACCATCCGCGTCCAGGACAAAATTTTCAGGGCGCACAAGGTGGTTTTGGCAGCCTGCAGCGACTTTTTCCGTTCCAAACTGGTCGGCCAAGCAGAAGACGAGAGCAAGAGCGTGTTAGACCTACACCATGTGACAGTGACTGGTTTTATACCTCTTCTGGAATACGCTTACACAGCAACACTATctattaatacagaaaacattattGATGTGTTGGCAGCAGCCAGCTACATGCAGATGTTCAGCGTTGCTAGCACGTGCTCAGAATTCATGAAGTCCAGCATTTTGTGGAATACGCCCAACAGCCAGCAGGAGAAGGTGCTGGATGCGGGACAGGAGAACAGCGCAAACTGCAATTTTACTTCTCGAGACGGCAGCCTTTCTCCAGTTTCTTCTGAGTGCAGCGTGGTGGAAAGAACCATTCCTGTTTGCCGAGAGTCGCGAAGAAAGCGCAAAAGCTACATCGTTATGTCTCCTGAGAGCCCCCTTAAGTGTAACACCCAAACCAGTTCCCCCCAAGTGCTGAATCCTTCAACTTCTTACCCGGAGTCCAGAAATCAGCCTGTGGACTCATCCTTAGCTTTTCCTTGGACTTTTCCTTTTGGAATTGATCGAAGGCTTCAGTCTGAGAAGGTGAAGCAGGCGGAGAACTCTAGGACTTTGGAAATGCCTGGACCCTCCGAGTCCAACAGAAGAATTGCAGATTACGTGACTTGTGAGAGCACAAAAGCCAATTCTCCCCTGGTGATTGAAGAGGACGTGCGTGTCAAAGTGGAAAGGTTAAGCGATGAGGAGGTTCACGAGGAAGTATCGCAGCCCGTTAGCGCATCCCAGAGCTCTCTGAGCGATCAACAGACGGTCCCAGGAAGTGAGCAAGTGCAGGAAGATCTCCTGATCAGCCCACAGTCTTCCTCTATAG GCTCAATAGATGAGGGGGTTACGGAGGGATTACCCACACTCCAAAGCACCTCTGGCACTAACGCTCACGCAGATGATGATGATCG cacagagagaCCCAGCCCAAATGGTCCAGACAGACCTTTTCAGTGTCCAACCTGCGGGGTCCGGTTCACTCGCATTCAGAACTTAAAACAACACATGCTCATCCACTCAG GCATTAAACCATTTCAGTGTGACCGTTGTGGGAAAAAGTTCACCCGAGCTTACTCGCTAAAGATGCATCGCCTGAAGCACGAAGGTAAACGCTGTTTCCGGTGCCAGATATGTAGTGCCACTTTCACTTCCTTCGGGGAATATAAACACCACATGCGGGTTTCCCGGCATATTATCCGCAAGCCTCGGATTTACGAGTGCAAAACATGTGGCGCCATGTTCACCAACTCTGGAAATTTAATCGTTCACCTGAGGAGCTTGAACCATGAAGCGTCAGAGCTAGCAAACTACTTCCAGAGCAG TGACTTCCTAGTACCGGACTACTTAAACCAGGAACAAGAAGAGACCCTCGGGCAGTATGAGCTAGGGGAGCATGGCTTTGAAAGCAACTCTTCTGTCCAAATGCCTGTCATTTCACAGGTGTCGTCAACTCAGAATTGTGAAAGCACTTTCCCCTTGGGGTCTCTGGGTGGGttggcagagaaggaagaagatgTGCCAGAGCAGCCAAAGACTAACGCCACTGCTGAGGCAGCCGCAGGTGACCCTCCGAAACCGGAGCTGTCATCTATTACTATTGAATAA
- the ZBTB44 gene encoding zinc finger and BTB domain-containing protein 44 isoform X2: MGVKTFTHNSPAHSQEMLGKLNMLRNDGHFCDITIRVQDKIFRAHKVVLAACSDFFRSKLVGQAEDESKSVLDLHHVTVTGFIPLLEYAYTATLSINTENIIDVLAAASYMQMFSVASTCSEFMKSSILWNTPNSQQEKVLDAGQENSANCNFTSRDGSLSPVSSECSVVERTIPVCRESRRKRKSYIVMSPESPLKCNTQTSSPQVLNPSTSYPESRNQPVDSSLAFPWTFPFGIDRRLQSEKVKQAENSRTLEMPGPSESNRRIADYVTCESTKANSPLVIEEDVRVKVERLSDEEVHEEVSQPVSASQSSLSDQQTVPGSEQVQEDLLISPQSSSIGSIDEGVTEGLPTLQSTSGTNAHADDDDRSTERPSPNGPDRPFQCPTCGVRFTRIQNLKQHMLIHSGIKPFQCDRCGKKFTRAYSLKMHRLKHEGKRCFRCQICSATFTSFGEYKHHMRVSRHIIRKPRIYECKTCGAMFTNSGNLIVHLRSLNHEASELANYFQSSDFLVPDYLNQEQEETLGQYELGEHGFESNSSVQMPVISQVSSTQNCESTFPLGSLGGLAEKEEDVPEQPKTNATAEAAAGDPPKPELSSITIE, translated from the exons atggGTGTTAAAACATTCACTCATAATTCCCCTGCTCACAGTCAGGAGATGCTGGGGAAGCTGAACATGCTCCGCAACGATGGACATTTTTGTGATATCACCATCCGCGTCCAGGACAAAATTTTCAGGGCGCACAAGGTGGTTTTGGCAGCCTGCAGCGACTTTTTCCGTTCCAAACTGGTCGGCCAAGCAGAAGACGAGAGCAAGAGCGTGTTAGACCTACACCATGTGACAGTGACTGGTTTTATACCTCTTCTGGAATACGCTTACACAGCAACACTATctattaatacagaaaacattattGATGTGTTGGCAGCAGCCAGCTACATGCAGATGTTCAGCGTTGCTAGCACGTGCTCAGAATTCATGAAGTCCAGCATTTTGTGGAATACGCCCAACAGCCAGCAGGAGAAGGTGCTGGATGCGGGACAGGAGAACAGCGCAAACTGCAATTTTACTTCTCGAGACGGCAGCCTTTCTCCAGTTTCTTCTGAGTGCAGCGTGGTGGAAAGAACCATTCCTGTTTGCCGAGAGTCGCGAAGAAAGCGCAAAAGCTACATCGTTATGTCTCCTGAGAGCCCCCTTAAGTGTAACACCCAAACCAGTTCCCCCCAAGTGCTGAATCCTTCAACTTCTTACCCGGAGTCCAGAAATCAGCCTGTGGACTCATCCTTAGCTTTTCCTTGGACTTTTCCTTTTGGAATTGATCGAAGGCTTCAGTCTGAGAAGGTGAAGCAGGCGGAGAACTCTAGGACTTTGGAAATGCCTGGACCCTCCGAGTCCAACAGAAGAATTGCAGATTACGTGACTTGTGAGAGCACAAAAGCCAATTCTCCCCTGGTGATTGAAGAGGACGTGCGTGTCAAAGTGGAAAGGTTAAGCGATGAGGAGGTTCACGAGGAAGTATCGCAGCCCGTTAGCGCATCCCAGAGCTCTCTGAGCGATCAACAGACGGTCCCAGGAAGTGAGCAAGTGCAGGAAGATCTCCTGATCAGCCCACAGTCTTCCTCTATAG GCTCAATAGATGAGGGGGTTACGGAGGGATTACCCACACTCCAAAGCACCTCTGGCACTAACGCTCACGCAGATGATGATGATCG cagcacagagagaCCCAGCCCAAATGGTCCAGACAGACCTTTTCAGTGTCCAACCTGCGGGGTCCGGTTCACTCGCATTCAGAACTTAAAACAACACATGCTCATCCACTCAG GCATTAAACCATTTCAGTGTGACCGTTGTGGGAAAAAGTTCACCCGAGCTTACTCGCTAAAGATGCATCGCCTGAAGCACGAAGGTAAACGCTGTTTCCGGTGCCAGATATGTAGTGCCACTTTCACTTCCTTCGGGGAATATAAACACCACATGCGGGTTTCCCGGCATATTATCCGCAAGCCTCGGATTTACGAGTGCAAAACATGTGGCGCCATGTTCACCAACTCTGGAAATTTAATCGTTCACCTGAGGAGCTTGAACCATGAAGCGTCAGAGCTAGCAAACTACTTCCAGAGCAG TGACTTCCTAGTACCGGACTACTTAAACCAGGAACAAGAAGAGACCCTCGGGCAGTATGAGCTAGGGGAGCATGGCTTTGAAAGCAACTCTTCTGTCCAAATGCCTGTCATTTCACAGGTGTCGTCAACTCAGAATTGTGAAAGCACTTTCCCCTTGGGGTCTCTGGGTGGGttggcagagaaggaagaagatgTGCCAGAGCAGCCAAAGACTAACGCCACTGCTGAGGCAGCCGCAGGTGACCCTCCGAAACCGGAGCTGTCATCTATTACTATTGAATAA
- the ZBTB44 gene encoding zinc finger and BTB domain-containing protein 44 isoform X4: MGVKTFTHNSPAHSQEMLGKLNMLRNDGHFCDITIRVQDKIFRAHKVVLAACSDFFRSKLVGQAEDESKSVLDLHHVTVTGFIPLLEYAYTATLSINTENIIDVLAAASYMQMFSVASTCSEFMKSSILWNTPNSQQEKVLDAGQENSANCNFTSRDGSLSPVSSECSVVERTIPVCRESRRKRKSYIVMSPESPLKCNTQTSSPQVLNPSTSYPESRNQPVDSSLAFPWTFPFGIDRRLQSEKVKQAENSRTLEMPGPSESNRRIADYVTCESTKANSPLVIEEDVRVKVERLSDEEVHEEVSQPVSASQSSLSDQQTVPGSEQVQEDLLISPQSSSIGSIDEGVTEGLPTLQSTSGTNAHADDDDRLENVQYPYQLYIAPSTSSTERPSPNGPDRPFQCPTCGVRFTRIQNLKQHMLIHSGIKPFQCDRCGKKFTRAYSLKMHRLKHEVTS; the protein is encoded by the exons atggGTGTTAAAACATTCACTCATAATTCCCCTGCTCACAGTCAGGAGATGCTGGGGAAGCTGAACATGCTCCGCAACGATGGACATTTTTGTGATATCACCATCCGCGTCCAGGACAAAATTTTCAGGGCGCACAAGGTGGTTTTGGCAGCCTGCAGCGACTTTTTCCGTTCCAAACTGGTCGGCCAAGCAGAAGACGAGAGCAAGAGCGTGTTAGACCTACACCATGTGACAGTGACTGGTTTTATACCTCTTCTGGAATACGCTTACACAGCAACACTATctattaatacagaaaacattattGATGTGTTGGCAGCAGCCAGCTACATGCAGATGTTCAGCGTTGCTAGCACGTGCTCAGAATTCATGAAGTCCAGCATTTTGTGGAATACGCCCAACAGCCAGCAGGAGAAGGTGCTGGATGCGGGACAGGAGAACAGCGCAAACTGCAATTTTACTTCTCGAGACGGCAGCCTTTCTCCAGTTTCTTCTGAGTGCAGCGTGGTGGAAAGAACCATTCCTGTTTGCCGAGAGTCGCGAAGAAAGCGCAAAAGCTACATCGTTATGTCTCCTGAGAGCCCCCTTAAGTGTAACACCCAAACCAGTTCCCCCCAAGTGCTGAATCCTTCAACTTCTTACCCGGAGTCCAGAAATCAGCCTGTGGACTCATCCTTAGCTTTTCCTTGGACTTTTCCTTTTGGAATTGATCGAAGGCTTCAGTCTGAGAAGGTGAAGCAGGCGGAGAACTCTAGGACTTTGGAAATGCCTGGACCCTCCGAGTCCAACAGAAGAATTGCAGATTACGTGACTTGTGAGAGCACAAAAGCCAATTCTCCCCTGGTGATTGAAGAGGACGTGCGTGTCAAAGTGGAAAGGTTAAGCGATGAGGAGGTTCACGAGGAAGTATCGCAGCCCGTTAGCGCATCCCAGAGCTCTCTGAGCGATCAACAGACGGTCCCAGGAAGTGAGCAAGTGCAGGAAGATCTCCTGATCAGCCCACAGTCTTCCTCTATAG GCTCAATAGATGAGGGGGTTACGGAGGGATTACCCACACTCCAAAGCACCTCTGGCACTAACGCTCACGCAGATGATGATGATCG tttGGAGAACGTTCAGTATCCCTACCAACTCTACATTGCTCCTTCtaccagcagcacagagagaCCCAGCCCAAATGGTCCAGACAGACCTTTTCAGTGTCCAACCTGCGGGGTCCGGTTCACTCGCATTCAGAACTTAAAACAACACATGCTCATCCACTCAG GCATTAAACCATTTCAGTGTGACCGTTGTGGGAAAAAGTTCACCCGAGCTTACTCGCTAAAGATGCATCGCCTGAAGCACGAAG TGACTTCCTAG
- the ZBTB44 gene encoding zinc finger and BTB domain-containing protein 44 isoform X1 encodes MGVKTFTHNSPAHSQEMLGKLNMLRNDGHFCDITIRVQDKIFRAHKVVLAACSDFFRSKLVGQAEDESKSVLDLHHVTVTGFIPLLEYAYTATLSINTENIIDVLAAASYMQMFSVASTCSEFMKSSILWNTPNSQQEKVLDAGQENSANCNFTSRDGSLSPVSSECSVVERTIPVCRESRRKRKSYIVMSPESPLKCNTQTSSPQVLNPSTSYPESRNQPVDSSLAFPWTFPFGIDRRLQSEKVKQAENSRTLEMPGPSESNRRIADYVTCESTKANSPLVIEEDVRVKVERLSDEEVHEEVSQPVSASQSSLSDQQTVPGSEQVQEDLLISPQSSSIGSIDEGVTEGLPTLQSTSGTNAHADDDDRLENVQYPYQLYIAPSTSSTERPSPNGPDRPFQCPTCGVRFTRIQNLKQHMLIHSGIKPFQCDRCGKKFTRAYSLKMHRLKHEGKRCFRCQICSATFTSFGEYKHHMRVSRHIIRKPRIYECKTCGAMFTNSGNLIVHLRSLNHEASELANYFQSSDFLVPDYLNQEQEETLGQYELGEHGFESNSSVQMPVISQVSSTQNCESTFPLGSLGGLAEKEEDVPEQPKTNATAEAAAGDPPKPELSSITIE; translated from the exons atggGTGTTAAAACATTCACTCATAATTCCCCTGCTCACAGTCAGGAGATGCTGGGGAAGCTGAACATGCTCCGCAACGATGGACATTTTTGTGATATCACCATCCGCGTCCAGGACAAAATTTTCAGGGCGCACAAGGTGGTTTTGGCAGCCTGCAGCGACTTTTTCCGTTCCAAACTGGTCGGCCAAGCAGAAGACGAGAGCAAGAGCGTGTTAGACCTACACCATGTGACAGTGACTGGTTTTATACCTCTTCTGGAATACGCTTACACAGCAACACTATctattaatacagaaaacattattGATGTGTTGGCAGCAGCCAGCTACATGCAGATGTTCAGCGTTGCTAGCACGTGCTCAGAATTCATGAAGTCCAGCATTTTGTGGAATACGCCCAACAGCCAGCAGGAGAAGGTGCTGGATGCGGGACAGGAGAACAGCGCAAACTGCAATTTTACTTCTCGAGACGGCAGCCTTTCTCCAGTTTCTTCTGAGTGCAGCGTGGTGGAAAGAACCATTCCTGTTTGCCGAGAGTCGCGAAGAAAGCGCAAAAGCTACATCGTTATGTCTCCTGAGAGCCCCCTTAAGTGTAACACCCAAACCAGTTCCCCCCAAGTGCTGAATCCTTCAACTTCTTACCCGGAGTCCAGAAATCAGCCTGTGGACTCATCCTTAGCTTTTCCTTGGACTTTTCCTTTTGGAATTGATCGAAGGCTTCAGTCTGAGAAGGTGAAGCAGGCGGAGAACTCTAGGACTTTGGAAATGCCTGGACCCTCCGAGTCCAACAGAAGAATTGCAGATTACGTGACTTGTGAGAGCACAAAAGCCAATTCTCCCCTGGTGATTGAAGAGGACGTGCGTGTCAAAGTGGAAAGGTTAAGCGATGAGGAGGTTCACGAGGAAGTATCGCAGCCCGTTAGCGCATCCCAGAGCTCTCTGAGCGATCAACAGACGGTCCCAGGAAGTGAGCAAGTGCAGGAAGATCTCCTGATCAGCCCACAGTCTTCCTCTATAG GCTCAATAGATGAGGGGGTTACGGAGGGATTACCCACACTCCAAAGCACCTCTGGCACTAACGCTCACGCAGATGATGATGATCG tttGGAGAACGTTCAGTATCCCTACCAACTCTACATTGCTCCTTCtaccagcagcacagagagaCCCAGCCCAAATGGTCCAGACAGACCTTTTCAGTGTCCAACCTGCGGGGTCCGGTTCACTCGCATTCAGAACTTAAAACAACACATGCTCATCCACTCAG GCATTAAACCATTTCAGTGTGACCGTTGTGGGAAAAAGTTCACCCGAGCTTACTCGCTAAAGATGCATCGCCTGAAGCACGAAGGTAAACGCTGTTTCCGGTGCCAGATATGTAGTGCCACTTTCACTTCCTTCGGGGAATATAAACACCACATGCGGGTTTCCCGGCATATTATCCGCAAGCCTCGGATTTACGAGTGCAAAACATGTGGCGCCATGTTCACCAACTCTGGAAATTTAATCGTTCACCTGAGGAGCTTGAACCATGAAGCGTCAGAGCTAGCAAACTACTTCCAGAGCAG TGACTTCCTAGTACCGGACTACTTAAACCAGGAACAAGAAGAGACCCTCGGGCAGTATGAGCTAGGGGAGCATGGCTTTGAAAGCAACTCTTCTGTCCAAATGCCTGTCATTTCACAGGTGTCGTCAACTCAGAATTGTGAAAGCACTTTCCCCTTGGGGTCTCTGGGTGGGttggcagagaaggaagaagatgTGCCAGAGCAGCCAAAGACTAACGCCACTGCTGAGGCAGCCGCAGGTGACCCTCCGAAACCGGAGCTGTCATCTATTACTATTGAATAA